From a region of the Triticum aestivum cultivar Chinese Spring chromosome 7D, IWGSC CS RefSeq v2.1, whole genome shotgun sequence genome:
- the LOC123165405 gene encoding sodium/hydrogen exchanger 4: protein MAASSLWDELVVAASTGGSSGTVVSICVFTAVLCLCLVAGHLLEENKWVNESITALIIGCIVGALIFLLSKGRNSHILRFDEQLFFIYVLPPIIFNAGFQVKKKQFFHNFLTIMSFGVFGVFISVAIVSAGFYWLLPKVGFGKLDAVDYLALGVIFSSTDTVCTLQVISQDETPRLYSLVFGEGVVNDATSVVLFNAIKNMDITKIKSGAVLKVIGDFLYLFATSTILGATIGLFTAYVLKALYFGRHSTDREVALMALMAYLSYMLAELLSLSGILTVFFCGIVMSHYAWHNVTESSRITTRHIFATLSFIAETFIFLYVGMDALDMDKWKTTQASFKTSIGIFGVIISLILLGRAAFVFPLSILSNFMSGNSEKAPITFKHQVVIWWAGLMRGAVSIALAYNQFTFSGVTQDPVHATIITSTIVVVFFTTLVFGFLTRPMISAMLPQHRHREPAGGRSTGSNSPKDEFILPFLGDEDASGSGSGFVQAKRSISMMLERPIHTVHIYWRKFDDRFMRPIFGGPRSY, encoded by the exons ATGGCGGCTTCCTCGCTGTGGGACGAGCTGGTGGTGGCGGCGTCGACGGGGGGGAGCAGCGGCACCGTGGTGTCCATCTGCGTGTTCACGGCGGTGCTCTGCCTCTGcctcgtcgccggccacctccTCGAGGAGAACAAATGGGTCAACGAGTCCATCACCGCGCTCATCATC GGGTGCATTGTTGGGGCTCTCATCTTTCTGCTGAGCAAAGGCAGGAACTCGCACATCCTGAGGTTCGACGAGCAGCTCTTCTTCATCTACGTTCTTCCTCCGATAATCTTCAACGCCGG GTTCCAGGTCAAGAAGAAGCAGTTCTTCCATAACTTCCTCACCATCATGTCCTTTGGGGTATTCGGGGTTTTCATCTCGGTCGCAATAGTTTCCGCAG GTTTCTACTGGCTCCTTCCAAAAGTTGGTTTTGGCAAACTTGACGCGGTGGATTATCTAG CACTGGGAGTCATATTCTCTTCGACAGATACTGTGTGCACGCTGCAG GTCATAAGCCAAGATGAGACACCGAGGTTGTACAGCTTGGTCTTCGGAGAAGGAGTTGTCAATGATGCAACGTCTGTGGTCCTATTCAATGCTATAAAGAATATGGATATCACTAAGATCAAAAGCGGGGCGGTGCTAAAAGTTATCGGAGATTTCCTCTATCTTTTTGCAACTAGTACTATCCTTGGCGCCACA ATCGGACTGTTCACTGCTTATGTTCTCAAAGCACTGTATTTTGGCAG GCACTCGACTGACCGAGAGGTCGCTTTAATGGCTCTCATGGCTTATTTATCGTATATGTTAGCAGAG TTGTTAAGTCTGAGTGGGATTTTGACTGTTTTCTTTTGCGGCATCGTCATGTCCCACTATGCATGGCATAATGTAACAGAGAGCTCCCGAATCACGACAAG GCACATATTTGCGACACTATCATTCATCGCTGAGACCTTTATCTTTCTTTATGTTGGAATGGATGCCCTTGACATGGATAAATGGAAGACAACACAGGCAAG CTTCAAGACCTCAATTGGTATTTTTGGTGTCATCATTTCACTCATTTTGCTGGGACGGGCCGCGTTTGTTTTCCCTCTTTCGATCCTTTCAAATTTTATGAGTGGGAATTCTGAAAAAGCACCAATCACATTCAAGCACCAG GTCGTGATTTGGTGGGCCGGGCTCATGAGAGGCGCTGTTTCAATCGCGCTAGCATACAATCAG TTCACATTTTCAGGTGTAACACAGGATCCAGTCCATGCAACCATCATCACCAGTACAATTGTCGTAGTATTTTTCACAACCCTG GTGTTTGGCTTCTTGACGAGGCCGATGATAAGCGCCATGCTCCCGCAGCATCGGCACCGGGAGCCGGCGGGAGGCCGCAGCACGGGAAGCAACTCGCCGAAGGACGAGTTCATCCTGCCGTTCCTCGGCGACGAAGACGCGTCGGGGAGTGGAAGCGGCTTCGTCCAAGCCAAGAGAAGCATATCAATGATGTTGGAGAGACCCATCCACACGGTGCACATCTACTGGAGGAAGTTCGACGACAGGTTCATGAGACCAATCTTCGGTGGACCACGATCTTACTGA